One Myxococcales bacterium genomic window carries:
- a CDS encoding M1 family metallopeptidase, whose translation MSREFALPGTRPRFAPDRPIDVEHYRLEVTLDPAARTIAGTATITATVIAAAITEVRLDAVELEVAAVRVDGAGATFTNDGRALRIAVARRAGGARLAIEVDYRAQPRRGLYFTAPDPGYPDKPAMAWTQGQDEDSRHWFPCVDAPHEKATSEVIATVPAAWTALSNGVLADDRRAGGQRTLHWRLDVPHACYLVTLVAGDLATIEARWRDVPVTYHVVRGREAEAQRTLARTPAMLELFSRTFGVDYPYPRYAQVFAADFIFGGMENTSATTLTDVILMDERAALDYDIDALVAHELAHQWFGDLVTCREWGEGWLNEGFATYAEYLWREHHEGRDAADLELDEWAEMYFGEDGGRYRRTVATKLYDEPIDIFDHHLYEKGGRVLHMLRQELGDDDLWKSLRHYLGKHRHGAVETRDLARAIEDATGRVLDWFFSQWVIDGAGHPELKVAISWDAEAKLAAVKIEQVHKVEGATPLFRLPAKVALEVDGVVHEHAIVIDARAHTWFFPAATEPTRCVFDPGRTLLAAVETDKSPRLWIAELTGAALASDRRHAARALGRIAGPLAQAALVRALADDDFWAVRGAAAAALAAIGNDGARDALVRATITEAHPRARRAIVRALGEFRRDTKVAAVLADLVERGDASYFVEAEACLALGKARAPQAPTLLRQAATRPSFTDVIRQHAYRGLAEARDDGALDVLVAGTRWGTPSGGRRAALTALASLCRGRRDRDAVRAREHVEELLLDRDFRVQAAALEALLTWGDRTAVPAIERMIARELDGRLRRRGKEIVRDLADGAGATEELTRLRDDVTALRATTATLRERLDKLDARPPAPPPPARRRAPARKRPTRAARPRRR comes from the coding sequence ATGAGCCGTGAGTTCGCGCTGCCCGGCACCCGCCCTCGGTTCGCGCCCGACCGTCCGATCGACGTCGAGCACTACCGCCTCGAGGTGACGCTCGACCCCGCGGCGCGGACGATCGCCGGCACCGCCACGATCACCGCGACCGTCATCGCCGCGGCCATCACCGAGGTCCGCCTCGACGCGGTCGAGCTCGAGGTCGCCGCGGTCCGGGTCGACGGCGCCGGCGCCACCTTCACCAACGACGGCCGCGCGCTGCGGATCGCCGTGGCCCGGCGCGCCGGCGGCGCCCGCCTGGCGATCGAGGTCGACTACCGGGCCCAGCCCCGCCGCGGCCTGTACTTCACCGCGCCCGATCCCGGCTACCCCGACAAGCCGGCCATGGCCTGGACCCAGGGCCAGGACGAGGACTCGCGCCATTGGTTCCCGTGCGTCGACGCGCCGCACGAGAAGGCCACGAGCGAGGTGATCGCGACCGTGCCCGCGGCCTGGACCGCGCTGTCCAACGGCGTGCTCGCCGACGATCGCCGCGCCGGCGGGCAGCGCACGCTGCACTGGCGGCTCGACGTCCCGCACGCCTGCTACCTGGTGACGCTGGTCGCCGGCGACCTGGCGACGATCGAGGCGCGGTGGCGCGACGTGCCGGTCACCTACCACGTCGTGCGCGGCCGCGAGGCCGAGGCCCAGCGCACGCTCGCGCGCACGCCGGCGATGCTCGAGCTGTTCTCGCGCACGTTCGGCGTCGACTACCCGTACCCGCGCTACGCCCAGGTGTTCGCCGCCGACTTCATCTTCGGCGGCATGGAGAACACCAGCGCGACCACGCTGACCGACGTCATCCTGATGGACGAGCGGGCCGCGCTCGACTACGACATCGACGCGCTGGTCGCGCACGAGCTCGCCCACCAGTGGTTCGGCGACCTGGTGACGTGCCGCGAGTGGGGCGAGGGCTGGCTCAACGAGGGCTTCGCGACCTACGCCGAGTACCTGTGGCGCGAGCACCACGAGGGCCGCGACGCCGCCGACCTCGAGCTCGACGAGTGGGCCGAGATGTACTTCGGCGAGGACGGCGGTCGCTACCGGCGCACGGTCGCGACCAAGCTCTACGACGAGCCGATCGACATCTTCGATCACCACCTGTACGAGAAGGGCGGGCGGGTCCTGCACATGCTGCGGCAGGAGCTGGGCGACGACGACCTGTGGAAGAGCCTGCGGCACTACCTGGGCAAGCACCGCCACGGCGCGGTCGAGACGCGCGACCTCGCGCGCGCGATCGAGGACGCCACCGGCCGCGTGCTCGACTGGTTCTTCAGCCAGTGGGTCATCGACGGCGCCGGCCACCCCGAGCTCAAGGTCGCGATCAGCTGGGACGCCGAGGCCAAGCTCGCCGCGGTCAAGATCGAGCAGGTCCACAAGGTCGAGGGCGCGACGCCGCTGTTCCGGCTGCCGGCCAAGGTCGCGCTCGAGGTCGACGGCGTCGTGCACGAGCACGCGATCGTCATCGACGCGCGGGCCCACACCTGGTTCTTCCCGGCGGCGACCGAGCCGACCCGGTGCGTCTTCGATCCCGGCCGGACGCTCCTGGCCGCGGTCGAGACCGACAAGAGCCCGCGCCTGTGGATCGCCGAGCTGACCGGCGCCGCGCTGGCGAGCGATCGCCGCCACGCCGCCCGGGCCCTGGGGCGGATCGCCGGGCCGCTGGCCCAGGCCGCGCTGGTGCGGGCGCTGGCCGACGACGACTTCTGGGCGGTGCGCGGGGCCGCGGCCGCGGCGCTGGCGGCGATCGGCAACGACGGCGCGCGCGACGCGCTGGTGCGCGCGACGATCACCGAGGCCCACCCGCGGGCCCGGCGCGCGATCGTGCGCGCGCTCGGCGAGTTCCGGCGCGACACCAAGGTGGCCGCGGTCCTGGCCGATCTGGTCGAGCGCGGCGACGCCAGCTACTTCGTCGAGGCCGAGGCGTGCCTGGCGCTCGGCAAGGCCCGGGCCCCGCAGGCGCCGACGCTGTTGCGGCAGGCCGCGACCCGGCCGTCGTTCACCGACGTCATCCGCCAGCACGCCTACCGCGGCCTGGCCGAGGCCCGCGACGACGGCGCGCTCGACGTGCTCGTGGCCGGCACCCGCTGGGGCACGCCGTCGGGCGGCCGCCGGGCCGCGCTGACCGCGCTGGCGTCCTTGTGCCGGGGCCGCCGCGACCGCGACGCGGTGCGCGCGCGCGAGCACGTCGAGGAGCTGCTGCTCGATCGCGACTTCCGGGTCCAGGCCGCGGCGCTCGAGGCGCTGCTGACCTGGGGCGATCGCACCGCCGTCCCCGCGATCGAGCGGATGATCGCGCGCGAGCTCGATGGACGCCTGCGCCGGCGCGGCAAGGAGATCGTGCGCGACCTGGCCGACGGCGCCGGCGCCACCGAGGAGTTGACCCGGCTGCGCGACGACGTCACCGCGCTGCGGGCGACGACCGCGACCTTGCGCGAACGCCTCGACAAGCTCGACGCCCGCCCGCCCGCGCCGCCGCCGCCCGCGCGCCGCCGCGCCCCGGCGCGCAAGCGGCCGACGCGAGCGGCCCGACCACGACGACGCTGA